The following coding sequences are from one Capsicum annuum cultivar UCD-10X-F1 chromosome 3, UCD10Xv1.1, whole genome shotgun sequence window:
- the LOC107863083 gene encoding 3-ketoacyl-CoA thiolase 2, peroxisomal isoform X2, translating to MILTRAMLRISMFWSLQVLLSSTQSDLAKLNPEFKKSGATTVGNSRQVTDGAGVVLLMKRSGAMQKGLPILGVFRTFAAMGVDPTIMGIGPAVAIPAAVKSAGLELEDIDLFELNEAFASQFVYYRKKLELDPEKINVNGGAMAFEHPLGTTGARCVAMLLHDMKHRGKDRRFGVVSMCIGVSS from the exons ATGATCTTGACAAGAGCAATGCTCAGAATTTCGATGTTTTGGAGTCTGCAAGTTCTACTGTCATCGACACAATCAG ACTTGGCCAAATTGAATCCAGAATTCAAGAAGAGTGGAGCTACTACTGTTG GAAATTCCAGACAAGTAACTGATGGTGCTGGAGTTGTACTACTTATGAAAAGAAGTGGTGCAATGCAAAAGGGACTTCCAATCCTTGGTgtattcag GACCTTTGCTGCCATGGGTGTAGACCCCACCATTATGGGAATTGGTCCAGCTGTTGCAATTCCAGCTGCTGTCAAATCTGCAGGCCTTGAACTTGAAGATATTGATCTCTTTGAGCTAAACGAG GCATTCGCATCACAATTTGTTTATTACCggaagaagcttgaacttgacCCTGAGAAGATCAACGTCAACGGAGGTGCAATGGCCTTCGAGCATCCTTTGGGCACTACAG GAGCACGGTGTGTTGCTATGCTCTTACATGATATGAAGCATCGTGGAAAAGATCGCCGCTTTGGTGTAGTCTCCATGTGCATAG GTGTTTCATCTTGA
- the LOC107863083 gene encoding 3-ketoacyl-CoA thiolase 2, peroxisomal isoform X1: MILTRAMLRISMFWSLQVLLSSTQSVLLCLSQPNAPLSDLAKLNPEFKKSGATTVGNSRQVTDGAGVVLLMKRSGAMQKGLPILGVFRTFAAMGVDPTIMGIGPAVAIPAAVKSAGLELEDIDLFELNEAFASQFVYYRKKLELDPEKINVNGGAMAFEHPLGTTGARCVAMLLHDMKHRGKDRRFGVVSMCIGVSS; encoded by the exons ATGATCTTGACAAGAGCAATGCTCAGAATTTCGATGTTTTGGAGTCTGCAAGTTCTACTGTCATCGACACAATCAG TGCTTTTGTGTCTTTCTCAACCAAATGCCCCTCTGTCAGACTTGGCCAAATTGAATCCAGAATTCAAGAAGAGTGGAGCTACTACTGTTG GAAATTCCAGACAAGTAACTGATGGTGCTGGAGTTGTACTACTTATGAAAAGAAGTGGTGCAATGCAAAAGGGACTTCCAATCCTTGGTgtattcag GACCTTTGCTGCCATGGGTGTAGACCCCACCATTATGGGAATTGGTCCAGCTGTTGCAATTCCAGCTGCTGTCAAATCTGCAGGCCTTGAACTTGAAGATATTGATCTCTTTGAGCTAAACGAG GCATTCGCATCACAATTTGTTTATTACCggaagaagcttgaacttgacCCTGAGAAGATCAACGTCAACGGAGGTGCAATGGCCTTCGAGCATCCTTTGGGCACTACAG GAGCACGGTGTGTTGCTATGCTCTTACATGATATGAAGCATCGTGGAAAAGATCGCCGCTTTGGTGTAGTCTCCATGTGCATAG GTGTTTCATCTTGA